From the genome of Pseudomonas sp. AB6, one region includes:
- a CDS encoding class I SAM-dependent methyltransferase: MNSDALSLLRAHLLDALNTAPEEARRLFHGRGRRWPGLENVTADWLKGVVLVSLFKELDATEMTALRQMLEALTVSPQWLDCGAHTLLLQHRYLQDSSTEWLLGEPFDHGVIIEHGLQFKLDFGRNQNTGLFLDMRYGRNWVRAHSQGKRVLNLFAYTCGFSVAAIAGGAQQVVNLDMAKAALSRGRENHRLNQHDLSRVGFLGHDLFKSWARVKRDGPYDLIIIDPPSFQKGSFVLTKDYQKILRRLPGLLNNQGIVLACINDPSIGSDFLIDHMAIEAPNLTFQYRLENPPEFADEQVEGGLKALVFIVEAIGI, encoded by the coding sequence ATGAATTCGGATGCACTGTCCCTTCTGCGCGCCCATCTGCTTGATGCTTTAAATACCGCTCCCGAAGAAGCGCGGCGCCTGTTCCACGGCCGTGGCCGACGTTGGCCAGGCCTGGAAAATGTGACTGCGGACTGGCTGAAAGGCGTAGTGCTGGTGTCGCTGTTCAAAGAACTTGACGCCACTGAAATGACAGCTTTGCGCCAAATGCTCGAAGCACTGACCGTATCGCCGCAATGGCTGGACTGCGGTGCCCACACGCTGTTGCTGCAACATCGGTACTTACAAGACAGCAGCACCGAGTGGTTGCTGGGTGAGCCGTTTGACCATGGCGTTATCATCGAACACGGTCTGCAATTCAAACTGGACTTTGGCCGAAATCAAAACACCGGTTTGTTCCTCGACATGCGCTACGGGCGCAACTGGGTGAGAGCCCACTCCCAAGGCAAGCGGGTGCTCAATCTTTTCGCCTACACTTGCGGGTTTTCCGTGGCGGCGATTGCCGGTGGTGCGCAACAGGTGGTCAACCTCGACATGGCCAAAGCCGCCCTCAGTCGCGGGCGAGAAAACCATAGGCTTAATCAGCACGATCTGAGCCGCGTAGGTTTCCTTGGCCACGACCTGTTCAAATCCTGGGCCAGGGTCAAGCGAGACGGCCCCTATGATCTGATCATCATCGACCCGCCATCGTTTCAGAAAGGCAGCTTTGTCTTGACCAAGGATTATCAAAAAATACTCCGTCGGCTGCCCGGCCTGCTTAACAACCAAGGCATCGTACTGGCGTGCATCAACGATCCGTCCATCGGATCAGATTTTCTCATCGACCACATGGCCATCGAAGCACCCAACCTGACTTTTCAATATCGCCTGGAAAACCCGCCTGAATTCGCCGACGAACAGGTGGAAGGTGGGTTGAAGGCATTGGTATTTATAGTGGAGGCTATAGGTATTTAA
- a CDS encoding NAD-dependent protein deacetylase: MIDSLTRDGVETLCRLMAERPFIVLTGAGISTSSGIPDYRNKDGVRRGKAPMMYQDFINAPNARQRYWARAMLGWPRIRLARPNAAHEALAELQARQLINGVITQNVDTLHDQAGSRDVIELHGSLHRVVCLECGQRTDRDAIQVILETQNPYLSGVDAVQAPDGDTLLDPAFEARFQVPRCPHCQGDRLKPDVVFFGENVAQLTAIKAMRTVEQAQGLLVVGSSLMAFSAFRLCRAMADQKKPLIAINFGKTRADDFLDLKIEASCEVLLPLIAERLDTFD; the protein is encoded by the coding sequence ATGATCGACAGTCTGACCCGAGATGGCGTGGAGACTCTGTGCCGATTGATGGCCGAACGGCCGTTCATAGTGCTGACCGGGGCAGGTATCAGCACCTCTTCCGGGATTCCTGATTACCGGAATAAAGACGGGGTACGCCGGGGCAAAGCACCCATGATGTATCAGGACTTCATCAACGCCCCCAACGCACGCCAACGCTATTGGGCGCGCGCTATGCTGGGCTGGCCTCGGATCCGCCTGGCGCGGCCCAATGCGGCGCATGAAGCCTTGGCGGAGTTGCAGGCGCGGCAGTTGATTAACGGGGTTATTACGCAAAATGTCGACACGCTGCACGATCAAGCCGGCAGCCGCGACGTGATCGAACTGCATGGCAGTTTGCACCGGGTGGTGTGCCTAGAATGTGGACAGCGCACAGATCGCGATGCGATCCAAGTGATTCTGGAAACCCAAAATCCCTACCTGTCAGGTGTCGATGCGGTTCAGGCGCCAGACGGCGACACGTTACTCGACCCTGCGTTTGAAGCGCGCTTCCAAGTACCGCGTTGCCCACATTGCCAAGGCGATCGCTTGAAACCGGACGTGGTATTTTTTGGTGAAAACGTCGCCCAGTTGACCGCGATCAAAGCCATGCGCACGGTTGAACAGGCTCAGGGCCTTTTGGTAGTAGGTTCGTCGTTAATGGCGTTTTCCGCGTTCCGTTTGTGCCGAGCCATGGCCGATCAAAAAAAACCGTTGATCGCCATCAACTTCGGTAAAACCCGTGCCGATGACTTTCTTGATTTGAAAATCGAGGCATCTTGTGAGGTATTGTTGCCGCTGATTGCCGAGCGACTAGACACTTTCGACTGA
- a CDS encoding nuclear transport factor 2 family protein yields MYEYLVDRMTIADLINGWIFRDLGQWESLRELFHPEGTIEVTWFEGLFSEFVNASMHMGTSDLRTKHFIAAPMVTFNACRAIVETNAIIVGENVTLGLGCSVHNRFYDWVEQRNGVWKIIKRQSIYDLGSFTFPQGVVDIDAETLERYPREYAPLAYMLEKSGFPVTRKFATKGSQMETDMKTAGLAWLAR; encoded by the coding sequence ATGTACGAATACCTTGTAGATAGAATGACTATTGCGGATCTGATCAACGGCTGGATTTTTCGAGATCTTGGGCAATGGGAAAGCTTGCGCGAATTATTTCATCCAGAGGGCACCATTGAGGTGACTTGGTTTGAAGGCCTTTTCAGTGAGTTCGTCAACGCCTCGATGCACATGGGCACTTCGGATTTACGAACCAAGCACTTCATTGCCGCGCCTATGGTGACGTTCAATGCGTGCCGAGCCATTGTGGAAACCAACGCGATCATCGTCGGCGAAAACGTCACCCTGGGATTGGGCTGCAGCGTACACAACCGCTTTTATGACTGGGTCGAACAACGCAACGGTGTCTGGAAAATCATTAAACGCCAGAGCATCTACGACCTGGGTTCGTTCACCTTCCCACAGGGCGTGGTCGACATAGACGCCGAGACTTTAGAGCGTTATCCCCGGGAATATGCGCCACTGGCCTATATGTTGGAAAAAAGCGGTTTCCCGGTAACGCGAAAGTTTGCTACCAAAGGCAGCCAGATGGAGACCGACATGAAAACCGCCGGGTTGGCCTGGTTGGCGCGCTGA
- a CDS encoding urea carboxylase-associated family protein gives MYKDYPAAYQVSKGSALNVDKAFYQRIREQTHARRLVEQFEVPIRTGHAWKVAAGQVFRVTTPVGPQVGDFNIWNAHDPRERMWAARTRQLQGAHVSTYDRLWSNLPFLRPMATITDDSLAGYGIDEHGGRLHDLLGTRCDPYVNKMLTGEDFHHHCHSNLTRAILPHGLTEFDVHDVLNIFQCTGLNHDDMYFMKACPAKKGDYLEFFAEIDLLCALSTCPGGDLSLAMWGPDAQDPLTVCRPLGVEIYQLDDRLLDGWKQPERAAYKGMHGLEIAKPEWEK, from the coding sequence ATGTACAAAGATTACCCTGCGGCTTATCAGGTCAGTAAAGGCTCCGCGCTCAACGTCGATAAAGCTTTTTATCAGCGTATCCGTGAACAGACACACGCACGCAGGTTGGTCGAGCAATTCGAGGTGCCGATCCGTACCGGGCACGCCTGGAAAGTCGCAGCAGGGCAGGTGTTTCGAGTGACAACCCCGGTAGGACCACAGGTGGGCGATTTCAATATCTGGAACGCTCATGACCCCCGCGAGCGGATGTGGGCGGCGCGAACCCGGCAACTTCAGGGTGCCCACGTTAGTACCTATGATCGGCTATGGTCGAACCTGCCGTTTCTGCGGCCGATGGCGACTATCACCGACGACAGTCTTGCCGGGTACGGCATTGATGAGCACGGCGGCCGTCTGCACGACTTACTCGGCACCCGTTGCGACCCCTACGTGAACAAGATGCTGACCGGCGAAGACTTTCATCACCACTGCCATTCGAACTTGACCCGGGCAATATTGCCTCATGGGCTGACCGAGTTCGATGTGCATGATGTGTTGAACATCTTTCAGTGCACCGGCCTTAATCACGACGACATGTATTTCATGAAAGCTTGTCCGGCGAAGAAAGGTGATTATCTTGAGTTTTTCGCGGAAATCGACCTGTTGTGCGCGCTGTCTACCTGTCCGGGGGGTGACTTGTCCTTGGCCATGTGGGGGCCTGACGCGCAAGACCCACTGACCGTTTGCCGGCCGCTGGGGGTGGAAATCTATCAACTTGACGACCGCCTGCTGGACGGCTGGAAGCAACCGGAACGCGCGGCCTATAAGGGCATGCACGGCTTGGAAATTGCCAAGCCTGAGTGGGAAAAATAG
- a CDS encoding DUF6555 family protein: MNHSKHYRIDYLLNGSFKSFYISAEFMDNTEAWHHASVDAGIGRIPKYRLERVPRVSRPYAEHFGISDVEWAQS, encoded by the coding sequence ATGAACCATTCCAAACACTACAGAATCGATTACTTGCTTAATGGCAGTTTCAAATCGTTCTATATCAGCGCTGAGTTTATGGACAATACCGAGGCCTGGCACCACGCAAGTGTGGATGCTGGCATTGGCCGGATTCCAAAGTATCGGTTGGAAAGAGTACCTCGGGTTTCGCGCCCCTACGCCGAGCATTTTGGTATTTCGGACGTTGAATGGGCGCAGAGTTAA
- the norR gene encoding nitric oxide reductase transcriptional regulator NorR: MTNPLLLALVPLVADLSRDLPDDERYRRLLCSLRQLLPCDAVALLKLEGDVLVPLSVEGLSPDTLGRRFKVEEHPRLKVLLENRSPTRFSTDCGLPDPYDGLVEGHHGHLEVHDCLGCPLYIQDKPWGLITLDALDPSTFGRVDLDTLEAFASLAAATVMASERINQLSRNVEDQRQLAEVYKRAAGGRGPRELMGQSPIHKRLQHEIQLVGNSALSVLITGETGVGKELVAEALHLQSPRAQRPLISLNCAALPELLVESELFGHVKGAFSGAVNGRSGKFELANGGTIFLDEVGELPLAVQAKLLRVLQSGQLQRVGSDQEHHVDVRIIAATNRDLADEVRAGRFRADLYHRLSVYPLRVPSLRERGRDVLLLAGFFLEENRARMGLRSLRLNTEAQKSLVAYKWPGNVRELEHLISRATLKALSSHAERPRILTIEAQNLGLEEQRPPPEPEVKNDAVRLSQGEGLKEALDAYQNTLIVEALTRHQGKWSEVARELGIDRANLSRLAKRLGIR, encoded by the coding sequence ATGACTAATCCTTTACTGCTGGCGCTGGTGCCTTTGGTGGCCGATTTATCACGGGATCTACCCGACGATGAGCGCTATCGACGGCTGCTATGTTCGTTGCGTCAGCTGTTGCCGTGCGATGCGGTGGCTTTACTGAAGCTTGAGGGCGATGTGCTGGTTCCGCTGTCGGTGGAAGGGCTAAGTCCAGACACGCTGGGCCGCCGCTTTAAGGTTGAAGAACACCCTCGTTTGAAAGTTCTCTTGGAAAACCGCAGCCCGACTCGGTTTTCAACGGATTGCGGACTACCCGACCCCTACGATGGCTTGGTCGAAGGCCACCACGGACACCTTGAAGTCCACGACTGCCTCGGCTGCCCTTTGTATATACAGGACAAACCCTGGGGCCTGATCACCCTTGACGCGTTGGACCCCTCTACCTTTGGCCGGGTCGACCTCGACACCCTTGAGGCCTTTGCCAGCCTGGCTGCCGCCACGGTAATGGCCAGCGAGCGAATCAACCAGTTGTCACGAAATGTTGAGGATCAACGTCAGTTGGCAGAAGTCTACAAGCGCGCGGCGGGCGGCCGGGGGCCGCGAGAACTGATGGGCCAGAGTCCTATCCACAAACGCCTTCAGCATGAAATTCAATTGGTTGGTAATAGTGCCTTATCAGTGTTAATTACCGGCGAAACCGGCGTCGGCAAAGAGTTGGTCGCCGAGGCCCTTCACCTTCAATCACCCCGAGCGCAGAGACCGTTGATCAGCCTTAACTGTGCTGCTTTGCCTGAACTGCTGGTCGAGAGCGAGTTGTTTGGCCATGTCAAAGGTGCTTTCTCGGGCGCGGTTAACGGTCGCAGCGGCAAGTTTGAACTGGCCAACGGTGGCACTATTTTTCTCGATGAAGTCGGGGAGTTGCCGCTGGCGGTACAGGCGAAACTGCTGCGGGTATTGCAAAGCGGCCAACTGCAGCGGGTAGGTTCTGACCAAGAACACCATGTTGATGTACGAATTATTGCGGCGACCAACCGCGACCTCGCCGACGAGGTGCGCGCCGGCCGTTTTCGGGCTGACCTCTATCATCGACTGAGCGTTTATCCGCTGCGGGTGCCCTCGTTGCGTGAGCGAGGGCGAGATGTGTTGTTGCTGGCTGGTTTTTTTCTCGAAGAAAATCGTGCGCGTATGGGCCTGCGCAGTTTGCGTTTGAACACTGAAGCGCAGAAGTCTCTGGTGGCTTATAAATGGCCGGGAAACGTTCGTGAGTTGGAACACCTGATTAGTCGCGCCACCCTAAAGGCACTTTCAAGCCATGCCGAGCGGCCACGTATTTTAACCATTGAGGCCCAAAACCTGGGGCTAGAAGAACAGCGACCACCACCAGAGCCGGAGGTGAAAAACGACGCTGTCAGACTCAGTCAGGGCGAAGGTTTGAAGGAGGCGCTGGACGCTTATCAGAACACGTTAATCGTCGAAGCATTGACCCGGCACCAAGGAAAATGGTCCGAGGTGGCACGAGAATTAGGCATAGACCGCGCCAATTTGAGTCGGCTGGCCAAGCGTCTAGGTATTCGCTAA
- a CDS encoding DUF1330 domain-containing protein has translation MWSSGPQSHYQARPQNVVIEFESMEKALACYYSPEYQAAKLQRDGNEVADLMIIEGTDNDVAFSPDIVIRY, from the coding sequence GTGTGGTCATCAGGACCGCAGTCGCATTATCAGGCACGGCCTCAAAACGTGGTTATCGAATTCGAGAGCATGGAAAAAGCGCTCGCATGTTACTACTCCCCGGAATATCAGGCCGCTAAACTCCAACGCGATGGCAACGAGGTCGCTGATCTGATGATTATCGAAGGCACGGATAACGATGTCGCGTTCAGCCCTGACATCGTTATCCGGTACTAA
- a CDS encoding alkene reductase, translated as MNNDALFTHVKLGRLTLKNRIVFPPLTRQRSAQPGDIATDLMSLYYRQRATAGFMVSEGTQIEPRGQGYAWTPGIYTQAQIDGWKKVTEAVHADGGVIFAQLWHVGRVSHNALQPDGESPVAPSAIQAQKVKAFIETAPGTGDLVEPSMPRALSTGEVKALVGLYAQAASNALAAGFDGVEIHSANGYLVNQFISEHANQRNDEYGGSLENRLRFLREIIQAVVEVVGPDRLGVRFSPLFTSTDEDRVYIGLVEEDPHHTYIEAIKVLENAGVAYVSIAEADWDNAPDLPEQFRRDVRSAFSGRIIYAGRYTAERGARLIEAGLADLIAFGRPYIANPDLPERMINGWPLNPLNHKGLYGGTEVGFTDYPVYPG; from the coding sequence ATGAACAATGACGCTCTATTTACCCACGTTAAGTTGGGTCGCCTTACCCTGAAAAACCGTATCGTTTTCCCGCCACTGACCCGCCAGAGAAGCGCCCAGCCCGGTGACATCGCCACCGACTTGATGTCGCTGTACTACCGGCAGCGTGCAACGGCAGGCTTTATGGTTAGCGAAGGCACCCAGATCGAGCCGCGCGGGCAAGGTTATGCCTGGACACCCGGCATCTACACCCAGGCGCAAATCGATGGCTGGAAGAAAGTGACCGAGGCGGTGCATGCCGACGGCGGCGTGATCTTCGCGCAACTCTGGCACGTTGGGCGGGTTTCGCATAATGCCTTGCAGCCCGACGGTGAATCCCCAGTGGCGCCGTCGGCTATTCAGGCGCAGAAAGTCAAGGCGTTCATCGAAACCGCTCCAGGCACTGGCGACCTGGTAGAGCCGTCCATGCCGCGTGCATTAAGCACGGGTGAGGTTAAAGCGCTGGTGGGTCTCTACGCACAAGCGGCAAGCAATGCCTTGGCGGCAGGTTTCGACGGTGTCGAAATTCATTCGGCAAACGGCTATTTGGTCAACCAGTTCATCTCTGAGCACGCCAACCAGCGTAATGATGAATACGGCGGTTCGCTGGAGAATCGGCTACGGTTTCTGCGGGAAATTATCCAGGCCGTGGTCGAGGTGGTAGGCCCTGACCGTCTGGGCGTGCGCTTCTCCCCGTTGTTCACCAGTACCGACGAGGACCGTGTGTATATCGGGCTCGTCGAAGAGGACCCGCATCACACCTACATTGAAGCGATCAAGGTGCTTGAGAACGCGGGTGTTGCCTACGTCTCCATCGCCGAAGCTGACTGGGATAACGCACCCGATTTGCCCGAGCAATTCCGCCGCGATGTACGCAGTGCATTCAGCGGCCGAATCATCTATGCCGGACGTTATACTGCCGAACGCGGCGCTCGGCTCATTGAGGCGGGTCTGGCTGATCTCATCGCTTTTGGCCGGCCCTACATTGCCAATCCCGACTTGCCAGAACGGATGATCAACGGCTGGCCTCTCAACCCACTTAATCACAAGGGTCTTTACGGCGGAACCGAGGTCGGCTTCACCGATTACCCGGTGTACCCAGGGTAA
- a CDS encoding type 1 glutamine amidotransferase domain-containing protein, with amino-acid sequence MKVLMVLTSHDTLGSTGKKTGFWLEEFAAPYYTFKDAGAQVLLASPAGGQPPLDPKSDDADAQTEMTKRFKADPQAQQALASTVKLETVNAADFDTVFYPGGHGPLWDLAESSTSIALIEAFERAGKPIGFVCHAPGALRHVKAANGQPLVKGRRVTGFTNAEEAAVGLTEVVPFLIEDEFQALGGDYQKGADWQPFIIEDGQLITGQNPASSEGVAKALLNRLA; translated from the coding sequence ATGAAAGTATTGATGGTTTTGACATCGCACGACACGTTGGGCAGCACCGGGAAAAAAACCGGATTCTGGCTCGAAGAGTTTGCCGCGCCGTATTACACCTTCAAAGACGCCGGTGCCCAAGTGCTGCTGGCATCGCCAGCAGGCGGCCAACCACCGCTGGACCCGAAGAGTGATGACGCCGACGCTCAGACTGAAATGACCAAGCGTTTCAAGGCGGACCCGCAGGCGCAACAGGCTTTGGCCAGCACCGTGAAGCTGGAAACAGTCAACGCCGCAGATTTTGATACGGTGTTTTACCCAGGTGGCCACGGGCCCTTGTGGGACTTGGCAGAGTCGAGCACCTCAATCGCCTTGATCGAAGCGTTCGAGCGCGCCGGTAAGCCTATCGGCTTTGTCTGCCACGCTCCCGGCGCCTTGCGTCACGTCAAGGCGGCTAATGGTCAACCCTTGGTTAAAGGCCGTCGGGTTACCGGCTTTACCAACGCGGAAGAAGCGGCGGTCGGGCTCACTGAGGTGGTGCCGTTCCTGATCGAGGACGAATTCCAGGCACTGGGTGGTGATTACCAGAAAGGTGCCGATTGGCAGCCGTTTATTATCGAAGACGGCCAATTGATAACCGGGCAGAACCCTGCAAGTTCCGAGGGTGTTGCCAAAGCACTGTTAAATCGGTTGGCTTGA
- a CDS encoding TetR/AcrR family transcriptional regulator produces MTTTSASKPVKQSILDAAQLIVSKKGFSAVGLNEVLQAANVPKGSFYHYFGSKDAFGVALLDDYFETYLKGVEALFQRSDISEVHKLMLYWQRWIENQTKGTDAGKCLAVKLGAEVADLSEPMRSALDRGTSRIIKCLEDAVSRGIEQRSLTSDEAPAALASRLYSLWLGASVMAKITRTSVPFEQALLMTSQLLGCTEPYRNLTPRKQT; encoded by the coding sequence ATGACGACGACGAGCGCAAGCAAACCGGTGAAACAGAGCATCCTTGATGCCGCGCAGTTGATTGTGAGCAAGAAAGGCTTTTCAGCAGTAGGCCTGAACGAGGTGCTTCAAGCCGCTAACGTTCCGAAAGGCTCGTTTTACCATTACTTCGGTTCGAAGGACGCGTTCGGTGTTGCGCTGTTGGATGACTATTTCGAGACTTATTTGAAAGGAGTCGAAGCGCTTTTCCAGCGGTCCGATATATCTGAAGTTCACAAGTTAATGCTGTATTGGCAACGCTGGATTGAAAACCAAACCAAGGGGACTGATGCGGGCAAGTGTCTGGCGGTCAAGTTGGGTGCTGAGGTCGCCGATCTTTCTGAACCCATGAGGTCGGCACTTGATCGGGGCACTTCGCGGATTATCAAGTGCCTGGAGGACGCCGTGTCTCGTGGCATTGAACAACGCTCACTGACGAGTGATGAAGCACCCGCAGCGCTGGCATCACGCTTGTATTCGTTATGGCTGGGGGCGAGCGTTATGGCCAAGATCACCCGTACCTCGGTTCCATTTGAGCAAGCGCTGTTGATGACTAGTCAGCTTTTGGGCTGCACCGAACCCTATCGAAATCTAACCCCGAGGAAACAGACATGA
- a CDS encoding GlxA family transcriptional regulator encodes MHSVALVIYPNFQSLSLSLGSVFECANLLRGEQAYEFHLVSETGGAVMTSAGYSVNSEPMRAEGYDTLIVSGYLEFRLPEKNLLDFVRAASAQSRRIVSLCMGVFILAEAGLLEGKRATTHWLHAPAFKKRYPGIRLEEDRLFVVDGQVWTGAGMSAGVDLALAMVENDLGSDLARRIARKLVIYQRRGSEQSQLSALLELDPKSDRVQLALAYARENLTYDLSVEALAAVARLSPRQFSRVFREETGQTPAKAIERLRVEAARTMMETSRHPIEVVATETGFGDRERMRQAFLRAFGQPPQAMQKPLFNAAAGVTMS; translated from the coding sequence ATGCATAGCGTTGCGCTGGTTATTTACCCAAATTTTCAATCGCTTAGCCTCTCGTTGGGCTCGGTGTTCGAGTGTGCGAACTTGCTCCGTGGCGAGCAGGCCTATGAGTTTCACCTGGTGTCAGAAACCGGGGGCGCCGTCATGACCTCCGCAGGCTACTCGGTGAACAGCGAGCCTATGCGCGCTGAGGGCTATGACACACTGATTGTTAGCGGTTACCTGGAATTCCGCTTGCCGGAAAAAAACCTGCTCGACTTCGTCAGAGCCGCATCTGCACAGTCGCGGCGGATCGTTTCGCTGTGCATGGGGGTGTTTATCCTCGCCGAGGCCGGTTTGCTCGAAGGCAAACGCGCAACCACGCATTGGCTTCACGCACCGGCGTTTAAAAAGCGCTATCCGGGCATTCGTCTTGAGGAGGATCGATTGTTCGTGGTCGACGGCCAGGTCTGGACCGGTGCCGGGATGAGCGCCGGCGTTGACTTGGCACTGGCGATGGTGGAAAACGACTTGGGCAGCGACCTGGCCCGCAGAATTGCCCGAAAACTGGTCATCTACCAACGGCGCGGCAGCGAACAATCGCAGTTGTCGGCGCTGCTGGAATTGGACCCTAAATCTGATCGTGTGCAGTTGGCGTTAGCCTATGCGCGAGAGAATTTAACCTACGACCTGTCGGTAGAAGCGCTCGCAGCGGTTGCAAGGCTTAGTCCGCGTCAATTCAGCCGAGTGTTTCGCGAGGAAACCGGGCAAACCCCGGCCAAGGCCATCGAGCGCCTGCGTGTCGAAGCGGCTCGAACGATGATGGAGACCAGCCGCCATCCGATAGAGGTGGTCGCCACTGAGACCGGGTTCGGTGATCGGGAACGGATGCGCCAAGCGTTCCTGCGCGCGTTCGGTCAACCGCCGCAGGCCATGCAGAAGCCGCTGTTTAACGCAGCGGCCGGCGTTACCATGAGTTGA
- a CDS encoding DUF2945 domain-containing protein: MSHVFKVGDHVRWNSEAGHIIGKITKVHVEEVEFMGKTRHASEEQPQYEVKSDKTGHLAMHKEEALERVANG, translated from the coding sequence ATGAGTCACGTTTTTAAAGTGGGTGATCACGTTCGCTGGAATTCAGAGGCGGGACATATCATAGGCAAAATCACCAAAGTGCATGTGGAAGAAGTTGAATTCATGGGGAAAACCCGACATGCCTCCGAAGAACAGCCGCAATATGAAGTGAAAAGTGACAAGACCGGGCACCTGGCGATGCACAAAGAAGAAGCGTTGGAGAGGGTGGCGAATGGCTGA